The following is a genomic window from Planctomycetota bacterium.
GATGAGGGGGGAACTCAGGCGATCGTCTTCGACGTCGATGCTTGACTTGTATCGCAGTTCGCCGTCCGAAAAGTCCATCTCGAAGTTCCCGATGCGCATTCCGTAGTTGGCGCGGGTGATGAACTCGGCCATCTCCCGCCGCTTGTCTTCAGGCACGTTGATCGGGGCGATGGAGTAGAAGATGAACTGGTCCGCCTCCTCGACGGCCCGCGCAATGCACGTCCACTTGCCGTTGTCGCCCGCGAACCCCATCCGCAGGATAGGCTTGC
Proteins encoded in this region:
- a CDS encoding YbjN domain-containing protein → MGAVYDAMVRFFREDDWKFEQVEGKPILRMGFAGDNGKWTCIARAVEEADQFIFYSIAPINVPEDKRREMAEFITRANYGMRIGNFEMDFSDGELRYKSSIDVEDDRLSSPLIKHMVYPNVLMMDKYLPGIMAILYGNKTAQQAIAEIEA